The DNA sequence CACACCGACAGCTGCTGTCGGCGGATTCACAGGAGCAACAGTCATGCAGGCCATTCGTCTAGGGGTTGCTCGTGGAGTCTTCTCTAATGAATCTGGGCTGGGATCTGCTCCCATCGCTGCTGCTGCTGCCAAAACTGAAGAACCTGTTGAGCAGGGGTTGATTTCTATGACAGGAACCTTTATCGACACGATCATCATCTGTACCCTGACGGGACTTTCCATCTTGATTACTGGTCAATGGTCGGTCAAGGACTTAGAAGGAGCTGCCGTTACTCAATCGGCCTTTGCGTCTGTCTTTGGCCATATTGGTAGTTTGGTACTGACCTTGTCTTTGGCTCTTTTCGCCTTTACAACGATCTTGGGTTGGTCTTACTACGGAGAACGCTGTGTTGAATTTGTCTTTGGGACTAAGGGTATCACCATTTACCGCTGCATCTTTGTCCTCATGGTAGCACTTGGCGGCTATCTGCAGCTGCAGGTCATTTGGAAAATTGCAGATATCGTTAATGGCCTCATGGCTCTGCCAAACTTGATTGCCCTTTTGGTCTTGTCACCCATTATCATTGAGGAAACGCGAGCATACTTCAAGCGCAAGGCTGGCAAGTCCTTTGACAGTTAAAAGTATAATTTGAAATTCCAGTCACATTTTTATATAATACGAAGGTATATATTTTTAAAATGTGTCAGGCGGGGCTAGACAACTAGCCCCTTTTTCCTGCCATACAAAAGAAAAAGATAGGAAATACTATGCTAGATTTTTTCAATAAGATTGACACCTTCATCTGGGGCCCGCCCCTTCTTATCCTTTTAGTTGGGACTGGGATCTATCTCAGTATTCGTTTGGGATTGCTGCAGATTGTTAAACTTCCCAAGGCTCTTCGCTTGATTTTCGCTGATAGCGAAGGTCATGGAGACGTCTCCAGCTTCGCTGCCCTATGTACGGCTCTGGCCGCTACGGTCGGAACAGGAAACATTGTTGGAGTGGCTACATCTATCAAGGCAGGTGGCCCCGGAGCTCTCTTTTGGATGTGGATGGCGGCCTTCTTCGGGATGGCAACCAAGTACTCCGAAGGACTCTTGGCTATTAGATTCCGCGAAAAAGATGAAAATGGTGAAATTGCTGGCGGGCCTATGTACTACATCGTCAATGGTCTGGGTAGAAATTGGAAATGGCTGGCGATTCTCTTTGCTATCTTTGGAACCATGACAGCCCTCTTAGGATCGGGGACCTTCACCCAAGTTAACTCTATCACCGATTCCATCAAAAACAGTATTGGCTGGGACCCCCGTTACGTCAGTATTGTCCTAGCTATTCTCGTTGCTATTATTATCTTCGGTGGTATTCAATCCATCTCACGTGTCTCCACCTTGGTAGTCCCATTTATGGCTGTTATCTATGTTCTAGCCGGCCTCACTATTCTGGCAGTTAACTATGACAAACTTCTGCCCAGTATCGGACTAGTCTTCTCTTCTTCCTTTACTGGCCACGCTGCTGCTGGCGGTTTTATGGGAGCAACGGTCATGGTCGCCCTGCAAAAAGGGGTTGCTCGTGGGGTCTTCTCCAATGAGTCTGGGCTTGGTTCTGCTCCTATCGCCGCTGCTGCTGCCAAAACTGAAGAACCCGTTGAGCAGGGGCTGATTTCTATGACAGGAACCTTTATTGATACTATCATCATCTGTACTCTGACGGGGATGGCTATCATTGTTACAGGCGGCTGGTCCTCAAACTTAGACGGAGCCATCCTGACCCAATCAGCCTTTGCGTCTGTCTTTGGCAATTGGGGAATTTTAGCTTTGACTGTCAGTCTTGTCCTCTTCGCCTTTACAACTATCTTAGGTTGGTCTTACTATGGAGAACGCTGTTTTGAATTTCTCTTTGGAGCTAAGTCCATTCCAGTTTATCGGGCATTTTTCGTGGCTATGGTAGCTATCGGGGGCTTTATCAAGCTGGAAACCATCTGGGCCATCGCTGATATTGTCAATGGCCTGATGGCCTTCCCCAATCTGGTAGCCCTGCTGGGACTTTCTCCAATCATCCTTGCGGAAACCAAAAAATATTTTGCTAAATCTGAGCTAGATTTGAGCAAATAATAAAAAGATATCCCTTAGGCAAATCTAGGGGATTTTTTGACAGTAACTTGATTGGCTTGACGCCAGCAATTCTGCTATAATAAAGCCATTATAATTATTTAGGAGGACCTATGGTGACTGCGGAAGAATCGATTAAATTTGCTAGACGGGGGCCCATTGTCTCTATTTTTGCCTATCTGGTCCTCGCTCTAGGCAAACTCCTCTCTGGCTACATACTCCATTCCTCATCGCTGACAGCCGATGGGTTTAATAATCTATCGGATATCATGAGTAATCTTATCCTTTTAGTTGGCCTCTATTTGGCTAGTCGACCGGCCGATGAGGACCACCGCTTTGGCCACTGGAAGATTGAGGATCTTGCCAGTCTCTTGACCTCTTTTATCATGTTTCTGGTTGGTTTTCAGGTCCTCATGGAAACCATTAAAAAGCTCCTCAGTAATAGTCAAACGGCCATTGACCCTCTGGGTGCCTCGGTCGGTCTGATTTCAGCTTTGGTCATGTACGGTGTCTACTTCTACAACCGCCATCTCTCTAAGAAGGTTAAGTCATCAGCGCTTCTGGCGGCCTCCAAGGATAATCTGTCAGATGCGGTGACTTCGCTGGGAACTTCGGTTGCTATCGTTGCTAGTTCTATGAACTTAGCCATCATTGATCGGATTGCTGCCGTCATTATCTGCTGCTTCATTCTCAAGACGGCTTACGACATTTTTATTCAGGCAACCTTTAGCTTATCAGACGGATTTGACGATAAACAACTGGCTGAGTATGAAAAGGCCATCCTACAAATTCCCAAGATTACAGCCGTCAAGTCTCAGCGTGGCCGAACCTATGGTTCTAATATCTTCCTCGATCTCGTTCTAGAAATGAATCCCGACCTGTCTGTCTATGAAAGCCATGCCATTACCGAACAAGTGGAGCAGCTGCTCCACGATGACTTTCAAGTCTACGATGTGGACATCCACGTCGAGCCGGCTCCCATTCCTGAGGATGAAATTTCCGATAATGTTTACAATAAGCTCTACAAATTTGAAAAGCTAGTTTTAGCCAAGATCCCTGACTATGAGACTTATATTGCCGAGGATTTTATGCTAGTCAATGAGCATGGTCAGGTCTTGACTCAGCATCGTTTTCTTGAGCTGGCCCCCTACTACTCCAGCAATTTTCAGTACTTCAAAATGACCTCTATCAGTCAGAAGACTAAGCTGATTACCTATCGTCTGGAAAATCAGCAGCATGTCAGCATCTGGCGACGCCATGAAACTTGGAAACTAGTATTTCACCAAATCACCCCAGAACAGAGAGCATAAGAGGATAGGACAAAAGTTCTTCCTCCTATCAGCTTTGGATAAGCAGTTTGGCACAGTGGTTAGAGGCTGAGACAAAAGTTCTCAGCCTTGTTTATTTAGTCAATTATATTTGCTAGGTGCAGTGGTTGGGATAAAGGCTTGTTGGCTCTGCCAAGAAGTCTTTCCCCTGCACAGTTCATTAGGTACTTTAGCACCAATGAACCACTGCTGGTTGGTTATCATCTTGTAGTGCAATCCCATTTTCAGGCACCTTCTTAAGCAGTCTGGAGATAAACTGCCAAGGCCTGCCGCCTAAGAATAGGAAAGTGGCAAAGGCCTGAACCTTAAAATGTGAGAGAGTGGCTAGAAATCACCATTTTATGACGATTTCTAGCCACTCTCTTTTCTGTTAGGCTCTGTCTATTGGTACGAAAGAAACATGAAATAAAAGTCAGCTGTCCTGTCAAAAAACGAACAACGATAGAATTTTAATCATCTGAAATTCATCATTGTTCGTTTGATATTTTATGTTTTGTGAAATCGGAGTTGATGATAAAGAATTTCTAAAATGAAAATCTTTTTTATCCGTAACCTCCGGAGATTACAATATTTTGTGGGCGAAGGCTAAGCCATCATGGCTGTCTGTCCCACTCTCTAATTTGTATTCTTAACTTGCTTGGTTGCCACATCTTCACCAAACCAGTTCTTGGAAATCTTCTGGAATTGGCCGTCTTGGTAAAGTTCTTTGAAGGCTTGGTTGATTTTTTTCACCAAGGTCTTATCAGACTTACGGGCGCCGACAGCAAAGCTCTCAGCTTCATAGCCAGCTGGTATAATATTGTAGCTGTCCAGCTCTCCTTCTTGTTCGAGGTAATAATTGGCATAAACACGGTCGATCAAGAGGCCGTCAATTCGGCCCGCCTTCAGGTCAATCAGAGCCTGAGTAAAGGTCGAATATTGGATTGCCTTCTTATCCTTGACCTTATTCTTGAGCAGGTTAGGCTGACTTTCAAAGGCATCATAGCCTGAGGAGCCAGCTTGGGCTCCTAATCTCTTTCCAGACATCATATCGATGCTGGAAATATTGGAGGACTTCTTGGTCACGACCACCTGCTGGTTAACCATGTAAGGATCGGTGAAGGTAAGTTCTTTCTTGCGCTCATCGGTCACAGAATAACCGTTCCAAATCAGATCGATGGTCCCATTCTTGAGCTCGGTTTCTTTCATGTCCCAGTCGATAGCCTGCCACTCTACCTTGATACCATACTTTTTAAACACAGCATTGGCTAAGTCCACATCGAAACCGGTGTACTTACCATTTTTTTCTTCAAAGCCCATGGGTACAAAGGTAGCATCAAAACCAATTTTAATCGTTTTTTCCTTACTGTAGGTTGACCACTGATCCGTCTCGGTCGCGAAGTTAGACCGAGAGCTGCAGGCTACTAAGACCAAGGCTGCCAGAAGGAGCATCAATCCCATGGAGAGACTTCTTATTAGTTTTTTCATCGTCTATCCTTTATCTATTTAGGGTTAATCGTCAAAATATCGTCCGCAACATTTTTGGCAAAATCCATATCATGCGTAATAACAATCTGGGTAATGCCCATTTCACGGTTTTGCAAAATCAACTTTTCAACCTCCTGGCGCAAAGCGGGATCTAAGGCCGAAGTTGGCTCATCATAGCCAATGATTTTGGGATCAATCATCATAGCACGCGCAAAAGCGACCCGCTGTTTCTGACCGCCGGAAAGAGAAAAAGGATAGGCCTGTCCGTGCTCTTCAAGGCCTAATTTGGCCAGTAAATCCTTGGCTTTTTTCAATGCCTCTTCCTTAGTAACCCCCATCGTTTTGGTTGGAGAGAGGGTCAGGTTTTCCAGTACTGTCAAATGAGGAAAAAGCTGAAAATCTTGGAATACAAACCCCAAAATGTTTTCGGATTCTAAGTGATTCAAGGGAACCTCTGCGCCCTGATAAATGACTTGACCAGAATCGATTGTTTCTAGGCCGGCCAGCATCCTCAGAAGGGTCGTTTTTCCGCCGCCGGAAGGACCGACAATGGCTAGAATCTTTCCTTCCTCAACATTAAGATTAAACGCTTTAAAAATCTGCTTGTGGCCGAACTGCTTGGAAATATTTTTTAATTCTAATAACATAGACCCCTCCTACTTATAAAAATTAAATTTCTTTTCAATACGTTTAGAAGCTAGAGTCACCACGCCTACTAAGAGCAGATAGATGGCACCAGCAACAAACATAGGGGCCAGACTGGCGTCACGATTGGAAGCTGTTCGGCTCTCCAAGAGAAGATCGCCGACTCCCAGTACATAGACCAGTGAGGAATCCTTAACCAAATTGATGACTTCATTAAAGACGCTCGGCAGAACAATTTTAACCACTTGCGGCAAGATAATATAGCGAATGGTTTGTAACTGGGTGAATTTCAAGACCTTGGCTGCTTCGTACTGCCCTTTAGGGATGGCAGCAATACCGCCGCGGAAAATTTCCGCAAAATAGGCCGCATAGTTGAGGGTGAAAGCCAGAATAGCGGCCGGCAGCCGATCAAAGACAATGCCAACACTTGGCAGAACATAATAGAAAAAGATGAGCTGCAAGAGAAGCGGAGTCCCGCGCATAACCCAGACATAGAGTGTTAGAAGCCAGTTTAAGGGCTTGAACTTTATCTGCATCAAGAAGGCAAGGACTATCCCTAAGGGAATGGATAAGACGATAACGATACAGAAAACCTGTAAGGTGACGAGGGCTCCATTCAAGAGTGCAGGAAGAATTTCTAATACATACGACATAGCTGGCTCCTAACGTGAAGATATGCCTTATTATACCAAATTTTCAGACAGTTTGAAAGCTTAATTTATTTTTATTCATCTAAAAGTGAAAAAAATACATTTATCTGCTTCTCTTTGGAATTTCCAAAATCACTTATCGGCAAAACACATCCACAGCCATTTTCATCCTTTCCTAGCAAGGTTTAGTATGCTATAATGCTGGTAATTTTCAAAAAAAGGAGGCGCCCTTTATGTTAAAAAGAATTGGGATTGTCAGTCTGTCCAGCGGTATCCTCGGAGAGGACTTTATTAAGTTTGAAGCGGACTTAGGAGTCAAACGCTTGGAGCAGCTGGGGCTGGAGGTCGTGTTTTTAGACCATGCTCTCAAAGGTATTGACTATCTACGGGAGAATCCTCAAGCTAGAGCTCAAGATCTGCTCACTGCTTTTAAAGACCCCGCCATTGATATGATTTTATGCGCTATTGGCGGTGATGATACCCACCGTCTCCTGCCTTATTTATTTGACCATAACGAACTGCAGCAAGTGCTCCAGCAGAAAATCTTTTTAGGCTTTTCCGACACCACCATGAATCACTTGATGTTGCATAAGCTGGGACTCAAAACTTTCTACGGTCAGGCTTTTTTGCCAGATATCTGCGAATTGGACCACGAGATGCTGCCCTACTCCTTTCATTACTTTAAAGAGCTGATCGAGACAGGTCGTATCTCAGAAATCAGACCCAGTGCTACTTGGTATGAGGAGCGGACAGATTTTAGTCCCAAAGCCTTAGGAACCAGTCGAATTATGCATAAAAATGAAGGTTTTGAGTTATTGAAGGGAAATCCCCAATTTGAAGGAGCCATCCTAGGCGGATGTTTGGAATCCCTCTATCAAATTTTTGATTCATCGCGTTATGAAGACAGCAGTGCCCTCTGTCAGCATTATCAGCTCTTTCCTAATCTGAGTGATTGGCAGGAAAAAATTCTCCTGCTGGAATCTAGTGAAGAAAAACCTGAACCTGCCCTTTATCGTACCATGCTGGAAACATTAAAAGCTACTGGTATTTTTGAGGTCCTAAGCGGTGTGATTGTCGGTAAGCCCATGGATGAGACCTACTATGATGACTATAAACAAATCCTGCTAGAAGTGATTGATACGGATATTTCTATTCTCTACAATGTCAATGTCGGGCACGCTACCCCTAGGGCTATCATTCCTTTGGGTGTCCCAGCCAAAGTAGATGCGGCCGCATCTGTCATCAGCTTTCAATCATAGTAGAAGACGAGAGCGACATAAATTCGCTCTCGTCTTTTCAGTTAAAAAGCCCAAGGCCTTTGCCTTGAACTTTGAGAGTATTTATATTTTTTTAACAAACTCTGACTTGAGCTTCATGGCTCCAAAACCATCAATCTTACAGTCGATATTGTGATCGCCTTCGACCAGCCGGATATTTTTTACACGAGTGCCTTGCTTGAGATCCTTTGGAGCTCCCTTGACCTTGAGATTTTTAACGATCGTAATGCTGTCGCCATCAGATAGACGCGTACCGTTGCTGTCGAGAACAACAAGCCCTTCCTCTTCTTCAACAGCGTTCGGATCCCACTCATAAGCACATTCTGGACAGACCAAGAGGATACCGTCCTCGTAAACATACTCCGAGTTACATTTGGGGCAATTTGGTAAAGACATAGATTTTTCCTTTTCTAAAAATACTTACTAAGCTATTTTACCCTAATTCTGATAGCTGGGCAAGCTCGTTTTGAACTATGGGTAACTGCCAGAAATCCTCAGGTAAGGGGCTGCTGCTCTTTAGAATAGTTCTTTTCTTTAACGTCTACTGTCTGCCATTGTTTTGTGCAGAGTTTATAGTTACTTGATAATAGTCTTTGCTGTCATAGCCGTTTGTATAGGTTATCGTCTACTCTAGTCCAAGACCATCGGGCTGGGGAAAGTTATTTTCGTATGGATATTCCAATTTCATAATGACAGAGTGATAACTCTCTTCTCCTTGAGCGTTTTACTATCCCAGCTTTAAGGTTATATACTTGGTTTTCTAGAAAGAGCCCTCAGCTTCCTTTCGGAGTTTCCCCAGTTACTTAATGATTAAAGCTCAGGTAGATAGTTTTAGCCAAATTGTCTGGATTAGGGTAGTAACTCAAGCTCAGGCTATTATGGGAATGTGATACCTTCTTTTCCCTATTGATTAACAGTCTTATCAATATCCGTTCCTTTTATTGAAGTCCTCTGTCTATAAGAACTACTCCCTTTCAAACTCTGAAGTTCCTGATAAGTCCAAGTATAGACTCTTGCTCCTTTAGTTAGGCCATACTGAAATTGTGCAGTCAGACCAAAACTATCTATTCATTATAAAAACAACTAACACGATTAAAAATGTGAACCCAATAACTCCACCAAAGGCTAGTATGAGCCCTTTTTTAAAGCTTTTGGCGTCTTTCTTTTCAGGCACTGGCTTTGTATCTCGGCCTGAAAAGATCGGAGAATTATTTTCCTTGCCTGTCGAAAAAGCTGATTCAAATTCATTATTTTCTTCCATGCTTGCTACCTTTCTCTTTAATGGATATCTATTTGCTGACCTTTGCTATCAGACTGCGACAATATTTTTCTATCCTACTTAAGGACTTTCTCTTTAGCCCTAGATAGTATTGCCCGTCTTTGTACTTGTTAAATTACAACTCCTGCTCGTAATAGCCATCGCTATCATTCCAGAGATAGTCAACCATTAAGCTTGTGCTCTAGTTTAAATCTACCCAATTTTGATAGGAACAGTGGTGAGGCTCTTTCCCATTTCCCGCTTAAATTCTTTTTTGCAAAATAGAAGCCACCTTCAACAGAGCAAACCATATAAACAAAAAAACAGACGGCAAATCCAGCAGCAACTCATATCTGGCTCAGGGTCACACCCAGTTTGGCACGGATTCTTTCAGACGAACTTAATCTGTTTTACTAGTGTCAAAGGCCTTACCAGCATTTTTATCTTTGATCCTTACTCCATGTCTTTTTTTATCAGTTAGCAGTCACGTTGATTATAGCATTTTTTAAATTGAGCTAAATTACAATTCTATTAAGTCCCAAACTAATTTAACTACCCGTCAATAAGTGGTTTGCATCGGTCTCTCAGTCAAAAGATATCCAGCAAAATATAGTTTAGCAACCTAGCCAAACTCTGGGATGATTATTAGTGGCTAACTCCCTTTGTTAAAAATTATGGAGCTTTTTGAGTAAAAGTCCCATACATAGGATTAAAATTAAAGGACAGCAAAAAAGAGAACAGATTTTACTCTATCCTCTAATCTCATCAAGGTTAATGTATGACTATTCTAAAATTTCTTACCGATTACAATATAAATGACTTCGAAAGGCCTCTTCTGCTTCCTTCATGGCGCTAATGAAATCCTGATAGCTAGTGCAGCCTTGGGGAATGGCGAGGCCGAGTTTTTCGACATTTACTGAATATTCTCGTTTTTCTTTTCTGCCCTGTAAGAGTTGATATTCGGTCGGTTCTGATTTTTTCTTATCTGGAAAGAGATAAAATCCTACTTTGGCGTCAAAGCGATACATATAGGCTACTACCTGCAAATAATCTCGTCCATTGATATTATCCATAGGCTTATATTTAGCATCCGCAACAACTGGTGAACCTGATAAGGAGAGAAAGTCTGGATAAATTCTTCCATTTCCATTTTGAAATAAGGAATAGCCGCCTGTCCTGTTCTTATTTTGAGGATGTTCAAATTCAGGCAGCAAGGTCGCTAGATATTCTTCCCAAAGCCAGGCAACATCAAAGAGAAGACCGTGGATTTTTTGATTGGATTGATCCAGCCCATGCTTTTCTTGACTCAAAATTATCAGGCAAAGCCGCTGCAAAGTCCGATACTCATGATAGTAAGTATGACGGATAGGTTTATTTTGATTTTCTCTGATAATCTTAGTCCTATCTGACAATCGATAACTAGGTGTTACCCGTACAATTTCAGCTATATTTTCCTTAACTGAAGATGAGCTAGACAAAAGCGCTCTGCCATTGGGAACAGTATGCTGAATAAAGGCAATAGTGTGGCTAACCAGCTGCATGAGGACATTATCAAAGGAAAATTCCCTAGTTGAATAAGCTATTTTTCCTGTAAAAGGTGTGTTCTGCTTAATATGTCGGGCAACTTCTATTGTCCCTTTGACATGACTGTCATTGTAGAAAAAGCGCTGGTATTCCTTATAAAGCCCCTTACGCAAGGCTGCCTCAAGATATTTGGGAAAAAGATAGATTAAAAGATGGTACCAGCTTTCTTCTCGAGACAGGCCGATATCAAGACTAGTCAGATTGAGCTGCAGTACCTTTTGCAGCATGTAATGCAGAAAGTAATCATCATCTCCATTGGCAAAACGAGAATGAATGCTCAAGCGCTCCTCCCCACAGCCTAGAAAACCGATGATGTTCTGCGTTTTAATCTGGTCATTGACTGTCTCCAGCACCTTGCCATCTTTTTCCAAATCGAGAGAATCCAGCAAATCATGCGGGAAAATAAAGAGATTGTCCTCTTTGGAAAGACTTTCCAACGTTCTATCCAGCAATTTTTCTGACAGCTGAGGATAAGAAGCTTCAAATTCAGACCTAGCTACTGAATCATTATCCGTCAGTCTCATCTGACTCTTCCTTTTCTATTAAGTTGTAAGCATTTTCTAGTTCTTTCAGCTTTTCTACCTCATCATAGGAACCACGCAGATAGTCCTCTAAAAGCGGCTGCAAATAATCGAACCAAAGAACGTCATAATCGTAATTCACACTAGGCAGTTTAAGGAAG is a window from the Streptococcus criceti HS-6 genome containing:
- a CDS encoding amino acid ABC transporter permease, which translates into the protein MSYVLEILPALLNGALVTLQVFCIVIVLSIPLGIVLAFLMQIKFKPLNWLLTLYVWVMRGTPLLLQLIFFYYVLPSVGIVFDRLPAAILAFTLNYAAYFAEIFRGGIAAIPKGQYEAAKVLKFTQLQTIRYIILPQVVKIVLPSVFNEVINLVKDSSLVYVLGVGDLLLESRTASNRDASLAPMFVAGAIYLLLVGVVTLASKRIEKKFNFYK
- a CDS encoding alanine/glycine:cation symporter family protein, producing MLDFFNKIDTFIWGPPLLILLVGTGIYLSIRLGLLQIVKLPKALRLIFADSEGHGDVSSFAALCTALAATVGTGNIVGVATSIKAGGPGALFWMWMAAFFGMATKYSEGLLAIRFREKDENGEIAGGPMYYIVNGLGRNWKWLAILFAIFGTMTALLGSGTFTQVNSITDSIKNSIGWDPRYVSIVLAILVAIIIFGGIQSISRVSTLVVPFMAVIYVLAGLTILAVNYDKLLPSIGLVFSSSFTGHAAAGGFMGATVMVALQKGVARGVFSNESGLGSAPIAAAAAKTEEPVEQGLISMTGTFIDTIIICTLTGMAIIVTGGWSSNLDGAILTQSAFASVFGNWGILALTVSLVLFAFTTILGWSYYGERCFEFLFGAKSIPVYRAFFVAMVAIGGFIKLETIWAIADIVNGLMAFPNLVALLGLSPIILAETKKYFAKSELDLSK
- a CDS encoding 5-methylcytosine restriction system specificity protein McrC, which codes for MRLTDNDSVARSEFEASYPQLSEKLLDRTLESLSKEDNLFIFPHDLLDSLDLEKDGKVLETVNDQIKTQNIIGFLGCGEERLSIHSRFANGDDDYFLHYMLQKVLQLNLTSLDIGLSREESWYHLLIYLFPKYLEAALRKGLYKEYQRFFYNDSHVKGTIEVARHIKQNTPFTGKIAYSTREFSFDNVLMQLVSHTIAFIQHTVPNGRALLSSSSSVKENIAEIVRVTPSYRLSDRTKIIRENQNKPIRHTYYHEYRTLQRLCLIILSQEKHGLDQSNQKIHGLLFDVAWLWEEYLATLLPEFEHPQNKNRTGGYSLFQNGNGRIYPDFLSLSGSPVVADAKYKPMDNINGRDYLQVVAYMYRFDAKVGFYLFPDKKKSEPTEYQLLQGRKEKREYSVNVEKLGLAIPQGCTSYQDFISAMKEAEEAFRSHLYCNR
- a CDS encoding zinc ribbon domain-containing protein YjdM, with the protein product MSLPNCPKCNSEYVYEDGILLVCPECAYEWDPNAVEEEEGLVVLDSNGTRLSDGDSITIVKNLKVKGAPKDLKQGTRVKNIRLVEGDHNIDCKIDGFGAMKLKSEFVKKI
- a CDS encoding S66 family peptidase, with the protein product MLKRIGIVSLSSGILGEDFIKFEADLGVKRLEQLGLEVVFLDHALKGIDYLRENPQARAQDLLTAFKDPAIDMILCAIGGDDTHRLLPYLFDHNELQQVLQQKIFLGFSDTTMNHLMLHKLGLKTFYGQAFLPDICELDHEMLPYSFHYFKELIETGRISEIRPSATWYEERTDFSPKALGTSRIMHKNEGFELLKGNPQFEGAILGGCLESLYQIFDSSRYEDSSALCQHYQLFPNLSDWQEKILLLESSEEKPEPALYRTMLETLKATGIFEVLSGVIVGKPMDETYYDDYKQILLEVIDTDISILYNVNVGHATPRAIIPLGVPAKVDAAASVISFQS
- a CDS encoding amino acid ABC transporter substrate-binding protein codes for the protein MKKLIRSLSMGLMLLLAALVLVACSSRSNFATETDQWSTYSKEKTIKIGFDATFVPMGFEEKNGKYTGFDVDLANAVFKKYGIKVEWQAIDWDMKETELKNGTIDLIWNGYSVTDERKKELTFTDPYMVNQQVVVTKKSSNISSIDMMSGKRLGAQAGSSGYDAFESQPNLLKNKVKDKKAIQYSTFTQALIDLKAGRIDGLLIDRVYANYYLEQEGELDSYNIIPAGYEAESFAVGARKSDKTLVKKINQAFKELYQDGQFQKISKNWFGEDVATKQVKNTN
- a CDS encoding cation diffusion facilitator family transporter yields the protein MVTAEESIKFARRGPIVSIFAYLVLALGKLLSGYILHSSSLTADGFNNLSDIMSNLILLVGLYLASRPADEDHRFGHWKIEDLASLLTSFIMFLVGFQVLMETIKKLLSNSQTAIDPLGASVGLISALVMYGVYFYNRHLSKKVKSSALLAASKDNLSDAVTSLGTSVAIVASSMNLAIIDRIAAVIICCFILKTAYDIFIQATFSLSDGFDDKQLAEYEKAILQIPKITAVKSQRGRTYGSNIFLDLVLEMNPDLSVYESHAITEQVEQLLHDDFQVYDVDIHVEPAPIPEDEISDNVYNKLYKFEKLVLAKIPDYETYIAEDFMLVNEHGQVLTQHRFLELAPYYSSNFQYFKMTSISQKTKLITYRLENQQHVSIWRRHETWKLVFHQITPEQRA
- a CDS encoding amino acid ABC transporter ATP-binding protein; its protein translation is MLLELKNISKQFGHKQIFKAFNLNVEEGKILAIVGPSGGGKTTLLRMLAGLETIDSGQVIYQGAEVPLNHLESENILGFVFQDFQLFPHLTVLENLTLSPTKTMGVTKEEALKKAKDLLAKLGLEEHGQAYPFSLSGGQKQRVAFARAMMIDPKIIGYDEPTSALDPALRQEVEKLILQNREMGITQIVITHDMDFAKNVADDILTINPK